In one window of Nocardia brasiliensis DNA:
- a CDS encoding MFS transporter codes for MKRLSPQQATMTTTGTSMRRVAVASCIGTTIEFYDFFIYGTAAALVFPKVFFPALGATAGTVASFATFAVAFVARPVGAMLFGHFGDRIGRKKTLVSTLLLMGVSTLLIGLLPGAATIGVAAPLLLVLLRFGQGFAVGGEWAGATLLTAEYAPPGKRGLYAMFPQIGPAFAFALSSSTFLITGTLLGDTNEAFLTWGWRIPFVFSIVLVGVGLYVRLVIDETPVFRANATRRALDTEQSRLPFLEAWRHQTKEILLSAGALATLFAFFYMGTAFLTSYGTKTLGFSRPFVLTVGIGAAVIFGAATVFSAIYSDRLGRRRVIMVSSALAVFWSLALFPLLDTGSRLAFVISVLTTLAIFGVAYGPCGALLPEMFRTRYRYTGAGLGYNLAGVLGGAIPPLIATPLASQYGSNAIGVMLAGLAVLSFCCAKALVETKDHAL; via the coding sequence ATGAAAAGACTGTCGCCACAACAGGCAACGATGACGACGACCGGTACGAGTATGCGCCGGGTGGCCGTCGCGAGCTGTATCGGCACCACCATCGAATTCTACGATTTCTTCATCTACGGGACCGCGGCGGCGCTCGTCTTTCCGAAGGTCTTCTTCCCGGCGCTCGGGGCGACAGCGGGTACTGTCGCGTCGTTCGCGACCTTCGCCGTCGCGTTCGTCGCACGTCCGGTGGGCGCCATGCTCTTCGGGCATTTCGGCGACCGGATCGGGCGGAAGAAGACCCTGGTCTCGACCCTGCTGCTGATGGGCGTGTCCACCCTGCTGATCGGACTGCTGCCGGGCGCGGCGACGATCGGTGTCGCGGCGCCGTTGCTGCTTGTGCTGCTGCGCTTCGGCCAAGGTTTCGCGGTCGGCGGCGAATGGGCGGGTGCGACCCTGCTCACCGCCGAGTACGCACCGCCGGGCAAGCGCGGGCTCTACGCGATGTTCCCGCAGATCGGTCCCGCTTTCGCGTTCGCGTTGTCCAGCAGTACTTTTCTGATCACCGGCACCCTTCTGGGTGATACGAACGAAGCCTTCCTCACCTGGGGCTGGCGCATCCCGTTCGTATTCTCGATCGTCCTGGTCGGCGTCGGATTGTATGTGCGCCTGGTGATCGATGAGACACCGGTCTTCCGCGCGAACGCGACCCGGCGCGCGCTCGACACCGAGCAGTCGCGGCTGCCCTTTCTGGAGGCCTGGCGGCATCAGACCAAGGAAATCCTGCTCTCCGCAGGCGCTTTGGCGACCTTGTTCGCCTTCTTCTACATGGGGACCGCGTTCCTCACGAGCTACGGCACCAAGACGCTCGGCTTCAGTCGGCCCTTCGTGTTGACCGTCGGCATCGGCGCCGCCGTGATATTCGGTGCGGCGACGGTCTTTTCGGCGATCTACTCAGATCGGCTCGGCCGTCGCAGGGTCATCATGGTGTCGTCCGCGCTGGCGGTCTTCTGGTCGCTGGCGCTGTTTCCGTTGCTCGACACCGGATCTCGGCTCGCCTTCGTGATCAGTGTGCTGACGACCCTGGCGATCTTCGGAGTCGCGTACGGGCCGTGCGGTGCGCTCCTTCCTGAGATGTTCCGGACCCGCTACCGGTACACCGGGGCAGGCCTCGGCTACAACCTCGCCGGGGTGCTCGGTGGCGCGATTCCGCCCCTGATCGCCACGCCGCTGGCGTCGCAGTACGGCAGCAACGCGATCGGCGTCATGCTGGCCGGTCTGGCGGTATTGAGCTTCTGCTGTGCGAAGGCGTTGGTCGAGACCAAGGACCATGCACTGTAG
- a CDS encoding SCO6745 family protein, with translation MAETTTAAAVKRQISELGGAFMLSREVKAFGSSIGVPGFHGPYTRGRGGVLGEVDADVVTAAFGFFAPDRVRSAWESTPIAAAEGAQRYLHACQEFGRRKLASFDDADRLAELLGRVANAASPAGLALFAGWRALPLPADGRARVAQLAHVVRELRGGLHFIAVTAHGLTPLEAILVSGSPVLDGGDQARLLGWPEPFAAPTAAQRERWQAAEELTDKLIQPYFEVLDEAERQELTTLLTAAHHAAFAR, from the coding sequence ATGGCGGAGACGACTACGGCGGCCGCGGTGAAGCGACAGATCTCGGAGCTGGGTGGAGCCTTCATGCTCTCCAGGGAGGTCAAGGCGTTCGGTAGCTCGATCGGAGTGCCCGGGTTCCATGGCCCGTACACCCGCGGCCGCGGTGGCGTGCTCGGCGAGGTGGACGCCGATGTGGTCACCGCGGCCTTCGGCTTCTTCGCGCCGGACCGGGTGCGCTCGGCGTGGGAATCCACTCCGATCGCCGCGGCCGAAGGCGCGCAACGGTATCTGCACGCCTGTCAGGAGTTCGGTCGCCGCAAGCTCGCCTCGTTCGATGACGCGGATCGGCTTGCTGAACTGCTGGGGCGGGTGGCGAACGCGGCTTCCCCGGCCGGGTTGGCCTTGTTCGCGGGCTGGCGTGCGCTGCCGCTGCCCGCGGACGGACGGGCCCGGGTGGCGCAGCTGGCGCACGTGGTGCGCGAATTGCGGGGTGGGCTGCATTTCATCGCGGTGACGGCGCACGGACTCACGCCGCTGGAGGCGATTCTCGTCTCCGGCTCGCCGGTGCTCGACGGTGGCGATCAGGCGCGGCTGCTCGGCTGGCCGGAGCCGTTCGCGGCGCCGACCGCGGCGCAGCGGGAACGCTGGCAGGCAGCGGAAGAGTTGACCGACAAGCTGATTCAGCCGTACTTCGAGGTGCTCGACGAGGCCGAGCGGCAGGAACTCACCACGTTGCTCACCGCCGCGCACCACGCCGCGTTCGCGCGCTGA
- a CDS encoding NAD(P)H-binding protein, which produces MTTLVTGATGNTGKHVVAELVRRGEQGARAVTQSRCGTAVLTRRQVATGAHTAPETLDAALDGVERLHITVTAGLAEVGPELVRKAVAAGVRRITMLWGRAVGPVEQAVADSGAAWSR; this is translated from the coding sequence ATGACGACACTGGTAACCGGCGCGACCGGGAACACTGGCAAGCACGTGGTGGCCGAATTGGTGCGCCGCGGCGAGCAGGGTGCGCGCGCTGTCACGCAATCCCGATGCGGCACAGCTGTTCTCACCCGCCGTCAGGTGGCTACCGGCGCGCACACCGCGCCAGAGACGCTCGACGCCGCGCTCGACGGCGTCGAGCGTCTGCACATCACGGTGACGGCGGGTCTGGCCGAAGTCGGCCCGGAACTGGTGCGCAAGGCGGTGGCGGCGGGTGTGCGCCGGATCACCATGCTGTGGGGCCGCGCGGTGGGGCCGGTCGAGCAGGCGGTCGCGGACTCGGGCGCGGCGTGGAGTCGCTGA
- a CDS encoding helix-turn-helix transcriptional regulator, whose protein sequence is MRADRLVSLVLLLRRHGRLSATALARELEVSTRTVLRDIEALSAAGVPVYAERGRHGGFALLPGFHTELTGLNHDEALALLVAGSRPGAQAFGLGSALAAAMRKVVDALPETSRASAADAAERVLIDPATDLLSRRTVPEAVPDAVLAEVRRAVVAGRKLRIRYAAVGQDPAWRTVDPIGLVTVREQAYLLATRSGADRTYRLSRISAAEQLPELAQRPDRVDLDRAWQERGARFRAGGDQVRVLARVHPSRRAELVGTALVVHTETVDPDDWVRLEASFQDARHAEWALWQLAKDAEILAPQRLRTVLRNRAAELAAHYGGPSLDLNGG, encoded by the coding sequence ATGCGTGCCGATCGGCTGGTCTCCCTGGTACTGCTGCTGCGCAGGCACGGCAGACTGTCGGCCACCGCGCTCGCCCGCGAGCTCGAGGTCTCCACCCGGACCGTGTTGCGCGATATCGAGGCGCTGTCCGCGGCGGGTGTCCCGGTGTACGCCGAGCGCGGCAGACATGGCGGGTTCGCCCTGCTGCCCGGTTTCCATACCGAACTCACCGGACTCAACCACGACGAGGCGCTGGCCCTGCTGGTGGCCGGATCACGGCCCGGCGCACAGGCTTTCGGCCTCGGCTCGGCGCTCGCCGCAGCCATGCGCAAGGTGGTCGACGCACTACCGGAGACCTCGAGGGCGAGCGCGGCGGACGCGGCCGAACGTGTGCTCATCGATCCCGCGACCGACCTGCTCTCGCGGCGGACGGTGCCCGAGGCGGTGCCCGACGCGGTGCTGGCCGAGGTGCGGCGGGCGGTAGTCGCCGGACGCAAGCTGCGCATTCGCTACGCGGCGGTGGGACAGGACCCGGCTTGGCGCACCGTGGACCCGATCGGCCTGGTCACCGTGCGGGAACAGGCCTACCTGCTGGCCACGCGTTCCGGTGCGGACCGCACCTATCGACTGTCCAGGATCTCGGCCGCCGAGCAGCTGCCCGAACTCGCACAGCGACCGGACCGGGTCGATCTGGATCGCGCCTGGCAGGAACGCGGCGCGCGCTTTCGCGCCGGCGGCGACCAGGTGCGGGTGCTCGCCCGGGTGCACCCGTCCCGCCGCGCCGAGCTGGTCGGCACCGCGCTGGTGGTGCACACCGAAACGGTGGACCCGGACGATTGGGTACGTCTCGAGGCGAGCTTCCAGGACGCCAGACATGCCGAATGGGCGCTGTGGCAGCTGGCGAAGGACGCGGAAATCCTTGCCCCGCAACGGTTGCGCACCGTGCTGCGTAATCGCGCCGCCGAACTCGCCGCCCACTACGGTGGACCGTCGCTTGACCTGAACGGCGGTTGA
- a CDS encoding YybH family protein produces the protein MTNNEVATEPNDLGKYFIERANAGDVDGLVALYEPDAVLEFPPGNLATGHAEIRKVYEQLVAAAPALVPGRQHPAMVSGDLAFTAATLTTGEITAEVARRQPDGSWLWVLDQPNLRP, from the coding sequence ATGACGAACAACGAAGTGGCCACCGAGCCGAACGACCTGGGCAAATACTTCATCGAACGCGCCAACGCGGGCGACGTCGACGGACTGGTGGCACTCTACGAACCGGACGCGGTGCTGGAGTTCCCGCCGGGCAACCTGGCGACCGGCCACGCGGAGATCCGCAAGGTGTACGAGCAGTTGGTGGCGGCGGCCCCGGCGCTCGTCCCGGGTCGGCAGCATCCGGCCATGGTCAGCGGCGACCTGGCGTTCACCGCCGCGACCCTGACCACCGGCGAGATCACCGCCGAGGTGGCCCGCCGCCAGCCGGACGGGTCCTGGCTCTGGGTCCTGGACCAGCCGAATCTGCGACCCTGA
- a CDS encoding APC family permease encodes MAENGAAGTGSESALVRRLGLGDAVVIGLGAMIGAGIFAALGPAARAAGAGLLLGLAIAAALACCNAISSARLAVRYPASGGTYVYGRERLGPFWGYLAGWSFVVGKTASCAAMALTVGTYVWPEHARVVAVLAVAVLTAVNYRGVRKSARLTRVIVAVVLLVLGAVVAFSVGSGRIAVQYMGFDASVTVAGVLQAAGLLFFAFAGYARVATLGEEVRDPARTIPRAIPLALGGTLVVYAAVGVAALGVLGPDRLAAAAAPLVAVAHAAGAGWLAPVVRAGAAVAALGALLTLILGVSRTTLAMARDHHLPRGLAAVHPRFGVPHRAEVVVGVVVALAAATTDLRAVIGFSSFGVLLYYAIANAAALTLTRAENRPPRAIPAAGLLGCLVLACTLPVTSIATAAALIVLGVLGYAVRSRLLPRDPATDG; translated from the coding sequence ATGGCCGAAAACGGCGCGGCGGGAACGGGATCGGAGTCGGCGCTGGTGCGCCGCCTGGGGCTGGGCGACGCGGTGGTGATCGGGCTCGGCGCGATGATCGGTGCGGGGATCTTCGCCGCGCTTGGCCCCGCGGCGCGGGCCGCGGGCGCGGGACTGTTGCTCGGCCTCGCGATCGCGGCGGCGCTCGCGTGCTGCAACGCGATCTCCTCGGCGCGCCTGGCCGTGCGGTACCCGGCCTCCGGGGGGACCTATGTGTACGGGCGGGAGCGGCTGGGGCCATTCTGGGGCTATCTCGCCGGCTGGAGCTTTGTGGTGGGCAAGACTGCCTCCTGCGCGGCGATGGCGCTGACGGTCGGCACCTACGTGTGGCCCGAGCATGCCCGCGTGGTCGCGGTCCTCGCCGTGGCGGTGCTGACGGCGGTCAACTATCGCGGGGTGCGCAAGTCGGCCCGGCTCACCCGGGTGATCGTCGCCGTGGTGCTGCTCGTGCTCGGCGCGGTGGTGGCCTTCTCGGTTGGCTCGGGGCGAATCGCTGTGCAGTACATGGGGTTCGATGCATCGGTCACCGTTGCCGGGGTGCTGCAGGCGGCCGGCCTGCTGTTCTTCGCGTTCGCCGGGTACGCGCGCGTCGCCACCCTCGGCGAGGAGGTCCGCGATCCGGCCAGGACCATCCCGCGCGCGATACCGCTGGCGCTCGGCGGCACGCTCGTCGTCTATGCCGCCGTCGGGGTGGCCGCGCTCGGCGTGCTCGGGCCGGATCGGCTGGCGGCGGCCGCCGCGCCGCTCGTCGCGGTGGCACACGCCGCTGGCGCCGGGTGGCTGGCGCCGGTGGTGCGCGCCGGTGCGGCGGTCGCGGCGCTCGGTGCGCTGTTGACGCTGATCCTCGGCGTCTCTCGGACCACGTTGGCCATGGCCCGCGATCACCACCTGCCGCGCGGCCTCGCCGCCGTGCACCCGCGATTCGGGGTGCCGCACCGTGCCGAGGTGGTCGTCGGCGTGGTCGTCGCCCTCGCGGCGGCCACGACCGACCTGCGCGCCGTGATCGGGTTCTCCTCGTTCGGCGTGCTGCTCTACTACGCGATCGCCAATGCCGCGGCCTTGACCCTGACCCGTGCCGAAAACCGGCCGCCCCGTGCGATTCCCGCCGCGGGATTGCTCGGCTGCCTGGTGCTGGCGTGCACCCTGCCGGTCACGTCCATCGCCACGGCGGCGGCCCTCATCGTGCTGGGCGTGCTCGGCTACGCGGTGCGCTCCCGCCTGCTGCCGCGCGATCCGGCTACAGATGGGTGA
- a CDS encoding ArsR family transcriptional regulator gives MASPERPELPALFRTAAHPLRWALLTALARGDHRVRELVALVEEPQNLVSYHLRLLRSAGLVGTHRSTFDGRDTYYRLDLSRCAAAFGDAAAALHPALAAPATRHRPTTGSVLFVCTGNSARSPIAAALLRRHCHRQFRIASAGSHPGSELHPFASRVLHEDYGIGTAGQRPRPLADLAGSRFDHVITLCDKVREYPHGIPATTYTHWSTPHPAAADYPEFRRITAELDTRVRYLLPTLVLGSEQP, from the coding sequence ATGGCGTCGCCAGAGCGACCGGAACTTCCGGCGTTGTTCCGCACTGCCGCCCATCCGCTGCGCTGGGCGTTGTTGACCGCTCTCGCGCGGGGGGACCACCGGGTCCGCGAGCTCGTCGCCCTCGTCGAGGAACCACAGAATCTCGTGTCCTATCACCTGCGATTGCTGCGCTCGGCCGGTCTCGTGGGCACCCACCGCAGCACCTTCGACGGTCGCGACACCTACTACCGCCTCGACCTGTCCCGCTGTGCCGCGGCGTTCGGCGACGCGGCGGCGGCGCTGCATCCCGCACTGGCCGCCCCCGCGACGCGCCACCGGCCGACGACCGGATCGGTGCTGTTCGTCTGCACCGGCAACAGCGCACGCTCCCCCATCGCCGCCGCGCTGCTACGGCGGCACTGCCATCGACAGTTCCGGATCGCCTCGGCCGGCAGCCACCCCGGGTCCGAGCTGCACCCCTTCGCAAGCCGGGTCCTGCACGAGGACTACGGCATCGGCACCGCCGGGCAGCGGCCGCGGCCCCTCGCCGACCTGGCGGGCAGCCGGTTCGACCACGTCATCACGCTGTGCGACAAGGTCCGCGAATATCCGCACGGTATTCCCGCGACTACGTACACGCACTGGAGCACCCCGCACCCCGCCGCCGCCGACTACCCCGAATTCCGCCGTATCACCGCAGAACTCGACACCCGCGTCCGCTACCTGCTGCCCACCCTCGTCCTCGGATCGGAGCAACCATGA
- a CDS encoding VOC family protein: MTTPTTLAGVRYIVDDVRAATEFYTTHLGFTVNHDAAPAFTDVIRGPLRLLLSGPTSSGARPMPDGEQPVPGGWNRIHLAVDDLEAEVARLRAAGVPFRNDIISGPGGRQVLVQDPAGNFVELFQPAAR, from the coding sequence ATGACCACCCCGACCACCCTCGCCGGCGTTCGCTACATCGTCGACGATGTACGCGCGGCCACCGAGTTCTACACCACCCATCTCGGTTTCACCGTCAACCACGACGCCGCGCCCGCGTTCACCGACGTGATCCGCGGCCCACTGCGGCTATTGCTGTCCGGACCGACCAGCTCGGGCGCCCGCCCGATGCCCGATGGCGAGCAGCCGGTGCCCGGCGGATGGAACCGAATTCATTTGGCCGTAGACGACCTCGAGGCCGAGGTGGCCCGCCTGCGCGCCGCGGGCGTCCCGTTCCGCAACGACATCATCAGCGGGCCCGGTGGTCGCCAGGTCCTCGTCCAGGACCCGGCGGGCAACTTCGTCGAGTTGTTCCAGCCCGCCGCGCGCTGA
- a CDS encoding DUF4185 domain-containing protein, translating to MSGIGRRRFMVGVCGAAGVLAAGLGVAGAGASRSSAPPAGDRGENPGGPATPSTELSTFFATAMVGSALEVDSDSDGDLWVTCWSDDDNLYSVNGDGSGFADGPRHDIVVNRITGDPKSGFTGTVLAVADEVGVIWGDPAQYNRKPTGIVSVDGRLYLAIQDLRLGQEDIAFNDAPAASVSWSDDHGQTWHKTQQPMFADGVFTTIFFLDFGRDSGDAVTALGAEAARYVYAYGLDGNWRGSFTATVADPFDLYLARAPKDAVEQRNRWEFFAGLDGDEPRWSKQLNDRRAVLRDTRRQYSTLRNYREYPHNLSVLSQGGVVYVKALRRYLYTSWTEYTYEFYEAPTPWGPWKLFFTKDFGGYPWFGREPGCPGPKNGGYATTIPSKFIAADGMSMWVQSNWWVGSAGGDTAYSFNLRELTLRPFSAQSPANQPDPRDNLAYSGADVTPIEKSAHFGHCEYYNDGDFTKSENSFDQENKDLDFWGFTWSKPYLMNQVVYTTGEMFDDGGWFAAGLRVQVRQDFRWLDVSNTKIEPRYPFTASTGAFTTYTFTFASIAGDGVRIIGKPGGSAYFTSIAELEVYYR from the coding sequence GTGAGCGGTATCGGGCGACGCCGGTTCATGGTCGGGGTCTGCGGGGCAGCGGGCGTGCTGGCCGCCGGGCTCGGTGTCGCCGGGGCCGGTGCGTCGCGCTCGTCCGCGCCGCCAGCCGGTGATCGCGGCGAAAACCCTGGCGGGCCAGCGACTCCCAGCACCGAACTGAGCACTTTTTTCGCGACCGCGATGGTGGGCAGCGCGCTCGAGGTCGACAGCGACAGCGACGGGGACCTGTGGGTGACCTGCTGGTCCGACGACGACAACCTGTACTCGGTCAACGGTGACGGCAGCGGATTCGCGGACGGGCCGCGCCACGACATCGTGGTCAATCGGATCACCGGTGATCCGAAGAGCGGCTTCACCGGGACGGTGCTGGCCGTTGCCGACGAGGTCGGGGTGATCTGGGGCGATCCCGCGCAGTACAACCGCAAGCCGACCGGGATCGTCTCGGTGGACGGGCGGCTCTACCTCGCGATTCAGGATCTGCGCCTGGGGCAAGAAGATATCGCGTTCAACGACGCGCCCGCCGCCAGCGTCTCGTGGTCCGACGATCACGGGCAGACCTGGCACAAGACCCAGCAGCCGATGTTCGCCGACGGGGTGTTCACCACCATCTTCTTTCTCGACTTCGGGCGCGACTCCGGCGACGCGGTGACGGCATTGGGGGCGGAGGCGGCGCGCTACGTCTACGCCTATGGCCTGGACGGCAATTGGCGCGGGTCGTTCACCGCCACCGTGGCCGATCCGTTCGACCTGTATCTGGCGCGGGCGCCGAAGGACGCGGTCGAGCAGCGCAACCGCTGGGAGTTCTTCGCCGGACTCGACGGTGACGAGCCGCGGTGGAGCAAGCAGCTGAACGACCGGCGCGCGGTGCTGCGCGACACCAGAAGGCAGTATTCGACACTGCGCAACTACCGGGAGTATCCGCACAACCTCTCGGTGCTCTCGCAGGGCGGTGTGGTGTACGTCAAGGCGCTGCGACGCTATCTGTACACGTCGTGGACCGAGTACACCTATGAGTTCTATGAGGCGCCGACGCCGTGGGGTCCGTGGAAACTGTTCTTCACCAAGGATTTCGGCGGCTATCCGTGGTTCGGTCGCGAGCCGGGCTGTCCGGGGCCGAAGAACGGTGGATACGCCACCACGATCCCGTCCAAGTTCATCGCGGCCGACGGGATGTCGATGTGGGTGCAGTCGAACTGGTGGGTCGGCAGCGCGGGCGGCGATACCGCCTACAGCTTCAACCTGCGTGAGTTGACGTTGCGGCCGTTCAGTGCGCAGTCGCCGGCCAATCAGCCGGACCCGCGCGACAACCTCGCCTACAGCGGTGCCGACGTCACACCCATCGAGAAGTCCGCGCACTTCGGCCACTGCGAGTACTACAACGACGGCGACTTCACCAAGAGCGAGAACAGTTTCGACCAGGAGAACAAGGACCTGGACTTCTGGGGTTTCACCTGGTCGAAGCCGTACCTGATGAACCAGGTCGTCTACACGACCGGTGAAATGTTCGACGACGGCGGGTGGTTCGCGGCGGGACTGCGCGTCCAGGTGCGCCAGGACTTCCGCTGGCTCGATGTGTCGAACACCAAGATCGAACCGCGGTATCCCTTCACCGCATCGACCGGCGCGTTCACCACCTATACCTTCACCTTCGCCAGCATCGCGGGCGACGGCGTGCGCATCATCGGAAAGCCCGGCGGCAGTGCCTATTTCACCTCGATCGCGGAGCTGGAGGTCTACTACCGGTAG
- a CDS encoding phosphotransferase family protein codes for MSSSQPESGMRLQRSSRDATALLPRLTDWLATRLPEGARPRLTLRSGIDSNGMSAETLVLNATWTEAGVAGTVDLIARMAPAPGDFPILEHYDLRAQFDTMRLVAETSGVPVPRVRFLEPTGAVLGTPFLLMDRVDGVVPPDVMPYTFGGNWLFDAHPEQRQRLQHSTIETLAALHAIPDAPELFAFLEPAQPGARALERTLNRARAWYEFAARDIGASPLVERILVWLTANLPETAPGTDVLSWGDARIGNCLYRDFVPVAVLDWELATLGPRELDVAWLVFAHRVFQTIAQTFGLPGMPEFLREADVTATYAECAGKPLDDLTWYTMFAALNYCVVFLRSGARQIHFGEMARPDDIESLLHHRSLVEELLAELGA; via the coding sequence ATGTCCTCATCCCAGCCCGAGTCGGGTATGCGGCTGCAACGCAGTAGCCGCGACGCCACCGCGTTGCTCCCGCGGCTCACCGACTGGCTTGCCACGCGACTGCCCGAGGGTGCGCGACCGCGACTCACCCTGCGTTCCGGCATCGACAGCAACGGCATGTCGGCGGAAACGTTGGTACTCAACGCGACCTGGACCGAAGCCGGGGTCGCGGGGACCGTCGATCTGATCGCCCGGATGGCGCCCGCCCCTGGCGACTTCCCCATACTCGAACACTACGATCTGCGCGCCCAGTTCGACACGATGCGGCTCGTCGCCGAGACGAGCGGCGTGCCGGTGCCGCGGGTGCGATTCCTCGAACCGACGGGTGCGGTGCTCGGCACACCGTTCCTGTTGATGGATCGGGTGGACGGCGTGGTGCCACCCGACGTCATGCCCTACACCTTCGGCGGCAACTGGTTGTTCGACGCGCACCCAGAACAACGACAGCGGTTGCAGCACAGCACGATCGAGACGCTCGCCGCGCTGCACGCGATTCCGGACGCCCCCGAGCTGTTCGCCTTCCTCGAGCCAGCACAACCCGGTGCCCGCGCGCTCGAACGAACACTGAACCGGGCGCGCGCGTGGTACGAGTTCGCGGCGCGCGACATCGGAGCATCGCCGCTGGTCGAGCGAATCCTGGTGTGGCTCACGGCGAACCTGCCCGAGACAGCGCCCGGTACCGACGTCCTGTCTTGGGGCGACGCCCGCATCGGTAACTGTCTGTACCGGGATTTCGTCCCTGTCGCGGTACTGGACTGGGAACTGGCGACGCTCGGTCCGCGGGAACTCGACGTGGCCTGGCTCGTGTTCGCGCACCGCGTCTTTCAGACGATCGCACAGACCTTCGGCCTCCCCGGCATGCCCGAGTTCCTGCGCGAGGCCGACGTCACGGCGACCTACGCCGAGTGCGCGGGCAAGCCGCTCGACGACCTCACCTGGTACACCATGTTCGCCGCGCTCAACTACTGCGTCGTCTTCCTGCGCTCCGGCGCTCGCCAGATCCACTTCGGCGAGATGGCCCGACCCGACGACATCGAGTCGCTGTTGCACCATCGATCACTGGTCGAGGAACTGCTCGCCGAGCTCGGCGCCTGA
- a CDS encoding LmeA family phospholipid-binding protein codes for MRGLLILIVLLTIALLIGDRVAVTMAQREIGRKIAADYQLPRQPRVTIGGFPFLTQAVDGTYRDIDLEVGEWSGDGLSVRDLAIDLTEVSAPLSDVLHNRTSSFVAARANATAVVPYDAVRGFAPPGVESISYSPDGLRVTGTFLVEGIPVPGTVIVTVAPTERGIEVTPVAVQAAAGGPTISLAMLRSALTFTVPLRQLPLGARLTAIAPGPGGLDVTAVADDVRFADLP; via the coding sequence ATGCGCGGACTACTGATTCTGATCGTGCTGCTGACGATCGCGCTGCTGATCGGCGACCGGGTCGCGGTCACCATGGCGCAGCGCGAGATCGGCCGCAAGATCGCCGCCGACTACCAGCTGCCCCGGCAACCACGGGTCACCATCGGCGGCTTCCCGTTCCTCACTCAGGCTGTCGACGGCACCTATCGTGACATCGACCTCGAGGTCGGCGAGTGGAGCGGCGATGGCCTCTCGGTGCGCGATCTCGCGATCGACCTGACCGAGGTGTCCGCGCCGCTGTCCGACGTTCTGCACAACCGCACCTCGAGTTTCGTGGCCGCGCGGGCGAACGCGACAGCGGTCGTCCCCTACGACGCGGTGCGTGGCTTCGCGCCTCCGGGTGTGGAGTCGATCTCCTACAGTCCGGACGGGCTGCGCGTCACCGGAACGTTCTTGGTGGAGGGCATACCGGTGCCGGGGACGGTCATCGTCACGGTCGCGCCGACCGAGCGCGGTATCGAGGTCACGCCGGTGGCGGTGCAGGCCGCGGCGGGCGGTCCGACGATCTCCCTCGCCATGCTGCGCAGCGCCCTGACCTTCACCGTGCCGCTGCGGCAGCTGCCGCTCGGCGCGCGGCTCACGGCCATCGCGCCCGGCCCCGGCGGCCTCGACGTCACCGCGGTGGCCGACGACGTCCGATTCGCCGACCTGCCCTGA
- a CDS encoding RDD family protein produces MNAPYIDSAAAAGPGRTPRVWVPAEAGENRLALAAIADGLLAFFVALALAQRVFHASAGIAEFAPVFVPCLLGVSFANHVVGTLVFRGSLAKLLFGMRVLRWKDGRRPRPWQTLLRWLFGYFVIVAQFLLEGASVGQACGLRTVRRRDERQWAQP; encoded by the coding sequence GTGAACGCACCTTATATAGATTCCGCCGCCGCGGCGGGGCCCGGCCGAACACCGCGGGTGTGGGTGCCTGCGGAGGCCGGGGAGAACCGGCTCGCGCTCGCGGCCATCGCCGATGGACTGCTTGCCTTCTTCGTGGCTTTGGCGTTGGCGCAGCGCGTCTTTCACGCGTCGGCGGGTATCGCGGAGTTCGCGCCGGTGTTCGTTCCGTGTCTGCTCGGGGTGTCGTTCGCCAACCACGTGGTCGGCACACTGGTCTTTCGCGGCAGTCTCGCCAAGCTGCTCTTCGGCATGCGGGTGCTGCGCTGGAAGGACGGCCGCCGGCCGCGACCGTGGCAGACGCTGCTGCGATGGCTGTTCGGCTATTTCGTGATCGTGGCCCAGTTCCTGTTGGAGGGCGCGAGCGTGGGCCAGGCGTGCGGGCTGCGCACCGTGCGCCGGCGCGATGAGCGGCAGTGGGCGCAACCGTGA
- a CDS encoding DUF3592 domain-containing protein, giving the protein MDYGAGFFSRLSGVAHVATSYYTFMVNGKSYYTGGSVGGFNPPARELSEGSTVQIVYDPRDPKVTCTCDPSTLVQSSTSYALSAATGVAALSIAAAVYWWFVHRRRPAAPPHAP; this is encoded by the coding sequence ATGGATTATGGAGCCGGATTCTTTTCGAGGCTATCGGGGGTTGCGCACGTCGCGACCAGTTACTACACGTTCATGGTGAACGGCAAGTCGTACTACACCGGAGGTTCCGTCGGAGGATTCAATCCGCCGGCGCGCGAACTCAGCGAGGGAAGTACCGTTCAGATCGTCTACGACCCGCGCGATCCGAAGGTTACGTGCACCTGCGACCCGTCGACCCTCGTGCAGTCCAGCACTTCCTACGCACTGTCGGCAGCGACCGGAGTCGCCGCGTTGAGCATCGCGGCCGCGGTGTACTGGTGGTTCGTCCACCGCCGCCGGCCCGCTGCGCCACCGCACGCGCCCTGA